The following proteins are co-located in the Candidatus Methylomirabilota bacterium genome:
- a CDS encoding LLM class F420-dependent oxidoreductase has product MKIGVVFPQVEIGNDPAAIRDYAQAVEAMGYTHILTFDHVLGANPASYPGWKGPYTYRHPFHEPFVLFGFLAAATARVELVTGIIILPQRQTALVAKQAATVDVLSGGRLRLGVAVGWNFVEYEALGEDFQTRGQRIEEQIEMLRTLWTRELVTVKARWHRVSDAGINPLPVQRPIPIWMGGESERVRRRAARLADGWMPHFRPGPEAQALIDHLYGWVREAGRDPGKFGIEGRFTLAQVPRDQWAKELAAWRALRGVTHVCVHTVGLGLKTSADHVETLRRFRDEAGVR; this is encoded by the coding sequence ATGAAAATCGGCGTCGTCTTCCCGCAAGTCGAGATCGGCAACGACCCCGCGGCCATCCGCGACTATGCGCAGGCCGTCGAGGCGATGGGCTACACCCACATCCTCACCTTCGACCACGTGCTCGGCGCCAATCCCGCGAGCTACCCGGGCTGGAAGGGCCCGTACACGTACCGGCATCCGTTCCACGAGCCCTTCGTCCTCTTCGGCTTCCTGGCCGCCGCCACCGCGCGGGTCGAGCTCGTGACCGGGATCATCATCCTGCCCCAGCGGCAGACCGCGCTCGTCGCCAAGCAGGCGGCCACGGTGGACGTGCTCTCGGGCGGCCGGCTCCGCCTGGGCGTCGCCGTCGGCTGGAACTTCGTGGAGTACGAAGCGCTCGGCGAAGACTTCCAGACCCGGGGCCAGCGGATCGAGGAGCAGATCGAGATGCTCCGCACGCTCTGGACGCGGGAGCTCGTCACCGTGAAGGCGCGCTGGCACCGCGTGTCCGACGCGGGGATCAACCCGCTGCCGGTGCAGCGGCCGATTCCGATCTGGATGGGTGGCGAGAGCGAGCGCGTCCGGCGGCGGGCCGCGCGCCTGGCCGACGGCTGGATGCCCCACTTCCGTCCCGGGCCCGAGGCCCAGGCCCTCATCGATCACCTGTACGGCTGGGTCCGGGAGGCGGGACGCGACCCTGGGAAGTTCGGGATCGAGGGGCGCTTCACGCTGGCCCAGGTGCCGCGCGACCAGTGGGCGAAGGAGCTGGCGGCGTGGCGCGCCCTGCGCGGCGTGACCCACGTCTGCGTTCACACGGTCGGGCTCGGGCTCAAGACATCGGCCGATCACGTCGAGACTCTCCGCCGCTTCAGGGACGAGGCGGGGGTCCGTTGA